A region from the Candidatus Electrothrix scaldis genome encodes:
- a CDS encoding NAD(P)/FAD-dependent oxidoreductase, whose product MLSKKKVLIIGSGIGGLSTAIILAKLGFEVTVLEKNSQAGGLMRSYPREGIECEVGIHYLGSLDKGQILRTFFDYLGVTESIPVTRMGQSGVIDRYLFAASDKQPEGSATFDVPEGLDAFAENLRQAFPEERRAIVEILARLRKASEQLHGLDFLYGMESNFTLLDQADSFGEILNELRCSPGLRSILAVPSCWIGVPLQDCPAFYHNMALASYLSSSWRLDCSGSEMADAFARRLLELGGKIITRAEVSGLDIADRVVKGVRLQSGEYLEAETVIGAVHPKVVLGMLPEGAVKPSYRQRISRLLDTHGIFSVHVRVDAESHPEIPYNIFKIDTDEEGNVPDMKYYQIRTTGRKDANLLSILTSGKDELWAPWQDTRTGRRGNDYGTLKMQHAEELLKEAERLFGTFKGAKILDAYTPLTMRDWMNSPGGSAYGVRRSSSQMLAAALLNRTAVKGLYLAGQNVLAPGVIGTLMGSFSTVKLLVGAEAFKEECCLNA is encoded by the coding sequence ATGCTCTCAAAGAAGAAGGTCCTGATCATCGGCTCTGGTATCGGCGGCCTGAGCACGGCAATTATTCTGGCAAAGCTGGGCTTCGAGGTCACGGTCCTGGAAAAGAATTCCCAGGCAGGGGGGCTGATGCGCAGCTACCCTCGCGAGGGCATTGAGTGTGAGGTCGGGATACATTATCTGGGCTCTCTGGATAAGGGACAGATCCTGCGTACATTTTTTGACTATCTCGGTGTCACCGAAAGTATCCCGGTCACCAGGATGGGGCAGAGCGGGGTTATTGATCGCTACCTCTTTGCTGCTTCGGACAAGCAACCTGAAGGATCCGCAACCTTTGATGTGCCCGAGGGTCTGGATGCCTTTGCCGAGAATCTCAGGCAGGCCTTTCCTGAGGAGCGGAGGGCCATCGTCGAGATTCTTGCCCGCCTGCGCAAGGCCAGTGAGCAATTGCACGGCCTTGATTTCCTCTACGGGATGGAAAGCAATTTCACTCTCCTGGATCAGGCGGACTCCTTTGGTGAAATCCTGAATGAACTGCGCTGTTCTCCAGGGCTGCGGAGTATCCTGGCTGTGCCCTCCTGCTGGATCGGCGTTCCCTTGCAGGACTGTCCTGCCTTTTACCATAATATGGCCCTGGCCTCTTACCTCTCCTCCTCCTGGCGCCTGGATTGCAGTGGGTCGGAGATGGCAGATGCCTTTGCTCGGCGTCTGCTGGAATTAGGTGGGAAGATCATCACCCGAGCCGAGGTTAGCGGGCTGGATATTGCTGACCGCGTCGTTAAGGGGGTACGCTTGCAATCCGGGGAATATCTGGAAGCTGAAACAGTGATCGGGGCCGTGCATCCCAAGGTGGTTTTGGGGATGTTGCCCGAAGGAGCGGTGAAGCCATCCTATCGGCAACGGATCAGCAGGCTCCTGGATACCCACGGGATTTTTTCTGTACATGTCCGGGTTGATGCGGAGAGCCATCCTGAGATTCCCTATAATATTTTCAAGATAGATACGGATGAAGAGGGGAATGTCCCGGATATGAAGTATTATCAGATCCGCACAACAGGCAGGAAGGATGCCAACCTCCTTTCCATCCTCACATCGGGCAAGGATGAGTTATGGGCACCCTGGCAGGATACCCGTACCGGGCGGCGCGGGAATGACTATGGTACGCTGAAGATGCAACATGCTGAGGAATTACTGAAAGAGGCCGAGAGATTGTTTGGTACCTTCAAAGGTGCCAAGATTCTTGATGCCTACACGCCTCTGACCATGCGGGATTGGATGAACAGTCCGGGTGGAAGCGCTTACGGGGTGCGGCGCTCTTCCAGCCAGATGCTGGCTGCTGCCTTGCTGAATCGCACTGCGGTCAAGGGTCTGTATCTGGCCGGGCAGAATGTGCTGGCTCCCGGAGTCATCGGTACGCTGATGGGGTCCTTCAGTACGGTGAAGTTGCTTGTTGGGGCTGAAGCGTTTAAAGAAGAGTGTTGTCTTAATGCATAA
- a CDS encoding beta-ketoacyl-[acyl-carrier-protein] synthase family protein — protein sequence MSVPVYICGTGIISALGADCAATETRLRKGDSAIRPLELFPLMQGNPLPVGQAPLTEENGEGSADSLPRSHRLALAAAEQALRDAPSELAGEIRSDIRPDAIILGTTTGGILTTEELLQEQVREKARFQHHGLHSIATCLAEAYQCTGPVLTVSTACASGAVALALALRMLRSGQAETVLAGGVDSLCRLTYFGFHSLQLVDRKGCKPLDQDRQGMAVAEGAGMLLLSTRKPQHCRARLLGAGLSCDAYHPAAPHPEGKGAFAAMEAALADAGLRPEDIDYINLHGTGTPDNDLAESKAVRRLFSSVPPLSSIKGASGHSLAAAGAIEAVVSTLSISQGLRPANTGLQQVDPALELSPLTEPLVEPTKAVLSNSFGFGGNNASLVISTPDLAGKEPEQEGDKQEQAVGGLAVHGYSCLTGAGDLAATLACLQKGESATGCVAEDIISRNLPPRLIRRLKRLPRMTLSLSQEALLSAQNENGEEAEKPAAVFMGTGWGALSDTYDFLARLQESQEQFPSPTDFVGSVHNSPASQAAILFGSTGPNITTSGGDYSFEQALLAAQLELDGGSPALVLGADEGHGEFSPLFDPSIPLGTSLADLSDGGGALLVSRKMEGAICQISLPFYQSSKREDAVGSLIKALQRQAGDDKELSRYALILVGIPIAQEKEGEEQLARFMEQAALTVPVLRYRKQIGEFASASATAAALAVSFMAAGRVPGALAGERAGAEDILLNEQKKAILVLGLGEYITAMEFHSGTKRQGQP from the coding sequence ATGTCTGTGCCCGTATATATCTGCGGTACCGGAATCATCAGCGCCCTTGGTGCTGATTGTGCAGCTACGGAAACACGGTTGCGCAAAGGCGATTCTGCGATCCGACCGCTGGAGCTTTTTCCTCTGATGCAGGGGAATCCCCTGCCTGTAGGGCAGGCTCCTCTGACGGAGGAAAATGGAGAAGGGAGTGCAGATTCCCTACCGCGTAGCCATCGGCTGGCCCTTGCCGCCGCAGAGCAAGCCCTGCGGGACGCTCCATCAGAGTTGGCTGGTGAGATAAGGTCTGATATACGACCAGATGCCATTATCCTTGGCACCACCACCGGTGGTATCCTGACCACTGAAGAACTCCTCCAGGAGCAGGTGCGGGAAAAAGCACGTTTTCAGCATCACGGTCTGCACAGTATAGCAACCTGCCTTGCTGAGGCATACCAATGCACCGGCCCCGTTCTCACCGTCTCCACAGCCTGTGCCTCCGGGGCGGTTGCTCTGGCTCTGGCCCTGCGTATGCTCCGCAGCGGTCAGGCCGAGACCGTCCTGGCAGGCGGGGTGGATTCGCTCTGTCGCCTTACCTATTTCGGGTTTCATTCTCTGCAATTGGTTGATCGGAAGGGTTGCAAGCCCTTGGACCAAGACAGGCAGGGGATGGCCGTGGCCGAAGGAGCTGGCATGCTTCTGCTCTCCACCCGCAAGCCTCAGCATTGCCGGGCACGCTTGCTTGGCGCCGGTCTTTCCTGCGATGCCTATCATCCTGCGGCTCCGCATCCTGAAGGGAAGGGCGCTTTTGCAGCGATGGAGGCAGCCTTGGCTGATGCTGGCTTGAGGCCCGAGGATATCGATTACATTAACTTGCACGGCACCGGCACCCCGGATAACGATTTGGCGGAGTCCAAGGCGGTACGAAGGTTGTTCAGCAGTGTTCCTCCGCTTTCCTCTATTAAGGGCGCATCAGGTCATTCCTTGGCTGCTGCCGGGGCAATCGAGGCCGTGGTTTCGACCCTGAGTATTTCCCAGGGACTACGTCCTGCCAATACCGGTTTGCAGCAGGTGGATCCTGCCCTGGAACTTTCCCCGTTAACGGAGCCTCTTGTGGAACCGACCAAGGCGGTGCTCTCCAATTCCTTCGGATTCGGCGGCAATAATGCCTCTCTGGTTATCAGTACACCAGATCTTGCGGGAAAAGAACCAGAACAAGAAGGTGACAAACAGGAACAAGCGGTGGGAGGGCTGGCTGTTCATGGCTACTCCTGCCTGACCGGGGCCGGTGATCTGGCAGCTACTCTGGCGTGCCTGCAAAAGGGTGAATCCGCTACTGGTTGCGTAGCTGAGGATATTATTTCCAGGAATCTCCCCCCTCGCCTGATCCGTCGTTTGAAGCGGCTGCCGAGAATGACTCTCTCCCTGTCTCAAGAGGCGCTGCTTTCTGCGCAGAACGAAAATGGGGAAGAGGCGGAAAAACCGGCTGCGGTGTTCATGGGTACTGGCTGGGGAGCACTTTCCGACACCTATGATTTTCTGGCTCGCCTGCAAGAATCTCAAGAGCAGTTTCCTAGCCCTACGGATTTTGTCGGCTCTGTGCATAATAGCCCGGCCAGCCAGGCTGCGATTCTCTTTGGTTCCACTGGCCCCAATATCACCACCAGCGGGGGCGATTACTCCTTTGAGCAGGCCCTGTTGGCAGCCCAGCTTGAGCTGGATGGGGGCAGCCCGGCCCTGGTCCTTGGTGCTGATGAGGGGCACGGGGAGTTTTCGCCGCTCTTTGATCCCTCAATCCCCTTGGGTACATCTTTGGCCGATTTATCTGATGGCGGCGGTGCCCTCCTGGTGAGCCGCAAGATGGAAGGGGCGATTTGCCAGATTTCTCTTCCCTTCTATCAGAGCAGTAAGCGTGAGGATGCAGTTGGCTCCCTCATCAAGGCACTCCAGCGACAAGCTGGAGATGATAAAGAGCTCAGTCGCTACGCCCTGATCCTCGTCGGCATCCCGATTGCTCAGGAAAAAGAGGGGGAAGAACAGCTTGCCCGCTTCATGGAGCAGGCCGCTCTCACGGTGCCGGTCCTGCGCTATCGCAAACAAATCGGTGAGTTCGCCTCAGCTTCAGCAACGGCAGCGGCCCTTGCCGTTTCCTTTATGGCAGCAGGGCGTGTTCCCGGTGCGTTAGCAGGAGAAAGAGCAGGAGCAGAGGATATCCTGCTGAATGAGCAGAAGAAGGCTATCCTTGTCCTGGGCTTAGGGGAATACATCACAGCGATGGAGTTCCACTCTGGAACAAAGAGACAGGGACAGCCATGA
- the recD gene encoding exodeoxyribonuclease V subunit alpha produces MHKQLQQACVQGEIRLLDLHLGLFLEKQAFATARSADPTHPSLLLAATLASAAVGNGHVCYPLEETPEQATLAELVQERCPDLEQWRKDLLATTVVGLPGETSPLILDEKNRLYLYRFSCYEAFIAATLRRRAASQLDFDSQLASQVLSRLFPQSEEGGDVIDFQKMAAALALLKPLVIISGGPGTGKTHTVARILAVIQAQHAQQQDKEEQAQKGRRKKLLRIALAAPTGKAAARLEESIRKAKLSLPEDLRQDIPEQAQTLHRLLGSRPGAADFRFNRENLLYLDLLILDEASMIDVEMMVAILEALPEKTRIILLGDRHQLASVEAGSLFADLCGEGEPRWSPQLCTKLEQLTGSSMSGSRSMQETEEEADVTDTTAGHPLADSLVLLRTSYRFQDESGIGALAAAVKSGSVEQMHQILAGDPDERPDVEVVQHTGRQRAQWLEEQIRKGFLPMLQASSPEQAFTAMEEFRFLCALRKGQDGVEGINALVTQVLRRAGLIPAQKTDWYQGRPIMILRNQYEMQLFNGDTGILWRDGQGKLRAWFRRADNSLISISPARLPEHETAYAITVHKAQGSEFDQVLLLLPEEESRVLSQELLYTGITRARSKLILCASSERLAITVKRKTQRFSGLAEKLHG; encoded by the coding sequence ATGCATAAACAGCTGCAACAGGCCTGTGTGCAAGGCGAAATACGGCTCCTGGACCTTCATCTCGGGCTTTTCCTGGAAAAGCAGGCTTTCGCCACAGCCCGATCGGCAGATCCAACCCATCCCTCCCTCCTCCTTGCTGCAACCTTGGCCAGTGCCGCAGTGGGGAACGGGCATGTCTGCTATCCCCTGGAAGAAACACCTGAGCAGGCAACCCTGGCAGAGCTTGTGCAGGAACGCTGTCCAGATCTGGAACAGTGGCGCAAGGACTTGCTGGCCACCACGGTTGTTGGCCTTCCCGGTGAGACATCTCCTCTGATTCTTGACGAGAAGAACCGGCTCTACCTCTACCGCTTCTCCTGCTACGAGGCATTTATTGCCGCAACCCTGCGACGTCGGGCTGCAAGCCAACTTGATTTTGATTCGCAGCTTGCCTCTCAAGTACTGAGCCGACTTTTTCCTCAGAGCGAAGAGGGTGGTGACGTCATAGATTTTCAGAAAATGGCTGCTGCTCTGGCCTTGCTGAAACCCTTGGTGATTATCTCCGGTGGCCCTGGAACCGGAAAGACCCATACAGTGGCCCGCATCCTGGCTGTGATTCAGGCCCAGCATGCTCAGCAGCAGGATAAAGAGGAGCAGGCGCAGAAGGGGCGGAGAAAAAAGCTCCTCAGGATTGCCCTGGCTGCTCCGACAGGCAAGGCAGCAGCCCGCCTGGAGGAATCCATCCGCAAGGCTAAGCTCTCTTTGCCCGAGGATCTTCGGCAGGATATCCCGGAACAGGCCCAGACCCTGCATCGTCTGCTTGGTTCCCGGCCCGGTGCTGCGGATTTTCGTTTTAACCGGGAGAATCTTCTGTACCTGGACCTGCTGATCCTGGACGAGGCCTCCATGATTGATGTGGAGATGATGGTCGCCATTCTGGAGGCCCTGCCGGAGAAGACCCGCATTATCCTGCTTGGGGACCGTCATCAGCTGGCCTCGGTGGAAGCGGGCAGCCTTTTTGCGGATCTTTGCGGCGAGGGCGAGCCTCGATGGTCCCCTCAGCTCTGTACTAAATTGGAGCAGTTGACCGGGAGTTCTATGTCGGGGTCTCGCTCTATGCAGGAAACAGAGGAGGAAGCTGATGTAACTGATACCACAGCAGGTCATCCTCTGGCCGATTCACTGGTGCTACTGCGCACCAGTTATCGTTTTCAGGATGAGAGCGGGATCGGTGCCCTTGCTGCGGCAGTGAAGAGCGGCTCCGTGGAGCAGATGCACCAGATTCTGGCTGGTGACCCGGATGAACGTCCAGATGTGGAGGTGGTGCAACACACAGGAAGGCAGAGGGCGCAATGGCTGGAGGAGCAGATACGAAAGGGATTTCTGCCTATGTTGCAAGCCTCTTCGCCGGAACAGGCATTTACGGCAATGGAGGAGTTTCGCTTTCTCTGCGCCCTGCGCAAGGGACAGGATGGGGTTGAGGGCATCAATGCCCTGGTGACTCAGGTCCTGCGGCGGGCAGGCCTGATTCCTGCGCAAAAGACAGACTGGTACCAAGGACGCCCGATTATGATCCTCCGTAATCAGTATGAGATGCAGCTTTTTAATGGCGATACCGGTATACTTTGGCGGGACGGGCAGGGAAAATTACGAGCCTGGTTTCGCCGGGCAGATAACAGCCTGATCTCGATCAGTCCTGCGCGCTTACCGGAGCATGAGACGGCCTATGCCATTACGGTGCATAAGGCCCAGGGGTCGGAGTTTGATCAGGTCCTGCTGCTTTTGCCGGAAGAGGAGAGCCGGGTGCTCAGTCAGGAACTTCTCTACACCGGTATTACCCGGGCTCGCAGCAAACTTATCCTTTGTGCATCCTCAGAAAGGCTCGCAATAACGGTCAAGAGAAAGACGCAACGCTTTTCCGGCCTGGCTGAAAAGTTACATGGTTAA
- a CDS encoding phosphopantetheine-binding protein, with protein MQELIEELKRKLIDILNLSDVQPETFDEHAQLVGGELGIDSIDVLEMVVMVEKDYGIVINNQEVGQKVFSSLVSLAEYIQEHSSDKPS; from the coding sequence ATGCAGGAACTGATAGAAGAACTGAAGCGAAAACTTATTGATATTCTGAATCTCAGCGACGTCCAGCCGGAAACTTTTGATGAACATGCCCAACTGGTCGGTGGAGAACTGGGCATAGACTCCATAGACGTGTTGGAAATGGTGGTTATGGTGGAGAAGGATTACGGGATCGTCATCAATAACCAGGAGGTGGGACAGAAGGTTTTTTCCTCCTTGGTCTCTCTGGCCGAGTATATCCAGGAACACTCTTCGGATAAACCCTCCTGA
- a CDS encoding AAA family ATPase: MKFPYGICDFHKIISQDYFYADRTDLIPLLEETGDQLLFLRPRRFGKSLLLSMLENYYDLAKADSFAQLFGHLKIGKNPTPRHSNYFMLKWDFSEINPQGSREDIQKNLHLYLNDSIRDFALTYRDVLPPGIIRESSNGFSAFKSLLAAVRQTPSQLYLLIDEYDNFANEVMMGAENGDREQYKTLLSGEGALKALFKVIKSAAAGQGLDRVFITGVSPAVLSDITSGYNVAENIYLLPEFNHLCGFHQEEIAEMLEQVATHCDLPEEKSAEALELMRTFYNGYCFSPRTEKRIYNPTLALYFLKSLQRSCEYPRKPLDSNMAMDRGKIRSIAGMPGGHELVMGALAEQSSVGVVELADRFGVQDMLVAKKDDIFMASLLYYFGVLTIGGEDEFGKIILTIPNLVIRKLYAERIRDAFLPDNRSIETAREAAEALCQQGDIRLLCDFVEQKYFKIFHNRDYAWSNELTVKTAFLTLLFNDTFYIMESETALERSYADLTMIVRPDMRQYDLLDILLEFKYVSLKEAGLSGEQLEQLSQEELRLLPAVQKKQEEARQGLARYQEKLRRKFAAQLRLRSFSVVSVGFERLVWAEEA, translated from the coding sequence ATGAAGTTTCCCTACGGCATCTGCGATTTTCACAAGATTATCAGCCAAGACTATTTCTACGCCGACCGGACCGATCTGATCCCCCTGCTGGAGGAGACCGGCGACCAACTCCTGTTTCTCCGTCCCCGCCGTTTTGGCAAGAGCCTGCTCCTGTCTATGCTGGAGAACTATTATGATCTGGCTAAGGCAGATAGCTTTGCCCAACTTTTCGGCCATCTGAAGATCGGAAAAAATCCCACCCCACGCCATAGTAACTATTTCATGCTGAAATGGGATTTCTCCGAGATAAATCCCCAGGGAAGCAGGGAGGACATCCAGAAAAATCTGCATCTCTATTTAAACGACTCTATCAGAGATTTTGCCCTGACCTACCGCGATGTCCTGCCGCCCGGCATCATTCGAGAGTCCAGCAATGGGTTCAGTGCCTTCAAATCGTTGCTGGCAGCAGTACGACAGACTCCTTCTCAGCTCTATTTACTTATCGATGAGTACGATAACTTCGCCAATGAAGTTATGATGGGCGCGGAAAATGGTGATAGAGAACAGTATAAGACCTTGCTTTCCGGGGAAGGCGCGTTGAAAGCCCTGTTCAAGGTTATCAAATCCGCTGCTGCCGGGCAGGGCTTGGACCGGGTATTCATCACCGGGGTGTCGCCTGCGGTGCTGAGCGATATCACCAGCGGCTATAATGTTGCGGAAAATATCTACCTACTGCCGGAATTCAACCATCTCTGCGGCTTTCATCAGGAGGAAATCGCGGAAATGCTGGAGCAGGTCGCAACCCACTGTGATCTGCCGGAAGAGAAGTCTGCGGAAGCCCTGGAATTGATGCGTACCTTTTATAATGGCTACTGCTTCAGTCCACGCACTGAGAAGCGCATCTATAATCCCACCTTGGCTCTCTATTTCCTCAAGTCCTTGCAAAGGAGCTGTGAATATCCACGTAAGCCACTTGACAGCAATATGGCAATGGACCGGGGAAAAATTCGCAGCATTGCCGGAATGCCCGGAGGCCATGAACTGGTCATGGGAGCTTTGGCTGAACAGTCATCTGTTGGTGTTGTGGAACTGGCTGATCGCTTCGGCGTGCAGGATATGCTTGTAGCCAAGAAAGACGATATTTTCATGGCTTCGCTGCTTTATTACTTCGGGGTGCTGACCATAGGCGGAGAAGATGAGTTCGGTAAGATCATTTTGACGATCCCTAACCTGGTGATCCGTAAACTCTATGCAGAGAGAATCCGGGACGCATTCTTGCCGGATAATCGCAGTATTGAAACCGCCCGAGAGGCTGCGGAAGCGTTGTGTCAGCAGGGGGATATTCGACTTCTCTGCGATTTCGTTGAGCAAAAATACTTCAAGATCTTCCATAATCGCGATTATGCCTGGAGTAACGAACTGACTGTTAAGACCGCCTTCCTGACCCTGCTCTTTAACGATACCTTTTACATCATGGAGTCGGAGACCGCGCTGGAGCGCTCGTATGCCGACCTGACCATGATCGTGCGCCCGGATATGCGCCAGTACGACCTGCTGGATATTCTGTTGGAATTCAAGTATGTCTCACTGAAAGAGGCGGGCCTGAGCGGTGAGCAGCTTGAGCAACTCTCTCAAGAAGAACTCCGGCTACTGCCTGCTGTACAGAAAAAGCAGGAGGAAGCTCGGCAGGGGCTGGCCCGTTATCAGGAGAAATTGAGGCGCAAGTTTGCTGCGCAGCTCAGGCTACGCAGTTTCAGTGTGGTGTCGGTGGGATTTGAGCGACTGGTTTGGGCTGAAGAGGCATAG
- a CDS encoding lipid biosynthesis B12-binding/radical SAM protein, producing MRVLLISPNTLTVPYPVYPIGLDYVAGSIAARHEVRIADCNVLSRAELEALLVEYQPEVIGISCRNIDNTEAGDPLCFINVYKELVSWLRTRSQAVLVCGGSGFNIMPERILPSFDVDYGLVGEGERFGLLVEALEKQQDPSEIPGVLAATSCSPDIPIEKAPPWEGQRNRTFPQEAGHYRFYLEHGGMLNLQSKRGCAFRCVYCPYPHIEGRKHRLIDPQEVAKTALELEAAGAKYLFLTDSAFNSDVEHSLAVAKAFQQAGLSIPWGGFFAPVRLPADYFTVMADAGLAHVEFGTEALSDTMLKNYRKPFRVQDVFTAHQQALDAGLHTAHYFLLGGPGESEGTINESLEHREQLKKTVTFYFVGIRIYPGTGLYDIALKEEKINAATDFLQPVFYEPDVISREQIDTMVTERAGKRINWIVGSGGARAAEIVSKMHTRGYVGPLWEYLIR from the coding sequence ATGAGAGTCCTGCTGATCTCCCCGAATACCCTGACTGTCCCGTACCCGGTGTACCCCATCGGCCTTGATTATGTGGCAGGTTCGATTGCAGCGCGGCATGAGGTCCGTATTGCGGATTGCAATGTCCTTTCCCGTGCGGAGCTGGAGGCGCTCCTTGTTGAATATCAGCCGGAAGTGATCGGTATTTCCTGCCGGAATATTGATAATACCGAGGCCGGAGATCCGCTCTGTTTTATCAATGTCTATAAGGAGCTGGTCTCCTGGCTACGCACGCGGAGCCAGGCTGTCCTGGTTTGCGGCGGTAGCGGCTTTAACATCATGCCGGAAAGGATCCTGCCCTCTTTTGATGTGGATTACGGCCTGGTGGGCGAGGGCGAGCGTTTCGGCCTGCTGGTGGAGGCCCTGGAAAAGCAGCAGGATCCGAGCGAGATCCCCGGCGTGCTGGCGGCCACCTCCTGTTCACCTGACATCCCTATCGAGAAGGCCCCACCCTGGGAGGGGCAACGCAATCGTACCTTCCCGCAGGAGGCCGGGCATTATCGTTTTTATCTTGAGCATGGCGGTATGCTCAATCTCCAGAGCAAACGGGGCTGCGCCTTCCGTTGTGTCTACTGCCCCTATCCGCATATTGAGGGCAGGAAACATCGCCTGATTGATCCGCAAGAGGTGGCAAAGACCGCCTTGGAGCTGGAGGCAGCCGGGGCGAAATACCTCTTTCTCACCGACTCGGCCTTTAACTCGGATGTCGAGCATAGCCTGGCGGTGGCCAAGGCCTTTCAACAGGCCGGGTTGTCCATCCCCTGGGGGGGCTTCTTTGCCCCGGTCAGACTGCCTGCGGACTATTTCACGGTCATGGCCGATGCCGGGCTTGCCCATGTGGAATTCGGCACCGAGGCCCTCTCCGATACCATGCTGAAGAATTATAGGAAACCCTTCCGGGTGCAGGATGTCTTTACGGCGCATCAGCAGGCCCTTGATGCGGGCCTGCATACGGCCCATTATTTCCTCCTCGGTGGGCCGGGGGAATCTGAGGGCACGATCAACGAGAGCCTGGAGCATCGGGAGCAGCTCAAGAAGACCGTGACCTTTTACTTTGTCGGGATCAGGATCTATCCCGGTACAGGGCTGTACGATATCGCCCTGAAAGAGGAGAAGATCAATGCGGCAACGGATTTCCTCCAGCCTGTTTTCTATGAACCTGATGTAATCAGTCGGGAGCAGATTGATACGATGGTCACGGAACGGGCCGGGAAGCGGATCAACTGGATCGTTGGGTCAGGAGGGGCTCGGGCTGCCGAGATCGTCAGTAAGATGCATACAAGGGGGTATGTCGGGCCTCTCTGGGAGTATCTTATTCGTTAG
- a CDS encoding AAA family ATPase has protein sequence MKFPYGICDFHKIISQDYFYADRTDLILLLEETGDQLLFLRPRRFGKSLLLSMLENYYDLAKADSFAQLFGHLKIGKNPTPRHNSYFILKWDFSEINPQGSSEDIQKNLHLYLNDSIRDFALTYRDVLPPGIIRESSNGFSAFKSLLAAVRQTSSQLYLLIDEYDNFANEVMMGAENGDREQYKTLLSGEGVLKVLFKVIKSAAAGQGLDRVFITGVSPVVLSDITSGYNVAENIYLLPEFNHLCGFHQEEIAEMLEQVATHCDLPEAKTTEALELMRTFYNGYCFSPRAEKRIYNPTLALYFLKSLQRSCEYPRKPLDSNMAMDRGKIRSIAGMPGGHELVMGALAEQSSVGVVELADRFGVQDMLVAKKDDVFMASLLYYFGVLTIGGEDEFGKIILTIPNLVIRKLYAERIRDAFLPDNRSIETAREAAEALCQQGDIRLLCDFVEQKYFKVFHNRDYAWSNELTVKTAFLTLLFNDTFYIMESETALERSYADLTMIVRPDMRQYDLLDILLEFKYVSLKEAGLSGEQLEQLSQEELRQLPAVQKKQEEARQGLARYQEKLRRKFAGQLRLRSFSVVSVGFERLVFSEECTEEL, from the coding sequence ATGAAATTTCCCTACGGCATCTGCGATTTTCACAAGATTATCAGCCAAGACTATTTCTACGCCGACCGGACCGATCTGATCCTCCTGCTGGAGGAAACTGGCGATCAACTCCTGTTTCTCCGTCCCCGCCGTTTCGGCAAGAGCCTGCTCCTGTCTATGCTGGAGAACTATTATGATCTGGCTAAGGCAGATAGCTTTGCCCAACTCTTCGGCCATCTGAAGATCGGAAAAAATCCCACCCCGCGACATAACAGCTATTTCATTCTGAAATGGGATTTCTCCGAGATAAATCCCCAGGGAAGCAGCGAGGACATCCAGAAAAATCTGCATCTCTATTTAAACGACTCTATCAGAGATTTTGCGCTGACCTACCGGGATGTCCTGCCCCCCGGCATCATTCGAGAGTCCAGCAATGGGTTCAGTGCCTTCAAATCGTTGCTGGCAGCAGTACGACAGACGTCCTCTCAGCTCTATTTACTTATTGATGAGTACGATAACTTCGCCAATGAAGTTATGATGGGCGCGGAGAATGGTGACAGAGAACAGTATAAGACACTGCTTTCCGGGGAAGGCGTGTTGAAAGTCCTGTTCAAGGTTATCAAGTCCGCTGCTGCCGGGCAGGGCTTGGACCGGGTATTTATCACCGGGGTGTCGCCTGTGGTGCTGAGCGATATCACCAGCGGCTATAATGTTGCGGAAAATATCTACCTACTGCCGGAATTCAACCATCTCTGCGGCTTTCATCAGGAGGAAATCGCGGAAATGCTGGAGCAGGTCGCAACCCACTGTGATCTGCCGGAAGCGAAGACGACGGAGGCCCTGGAACTGATGCGTACCTTTTATAACGGCTATTGCTTCAGTCCGCGCGCCGAGAAACGCATCTATAATCCTACCTTGGCTCTCTATTTCCTCAAGTCCTTGCAAAGGAGCTGTGAATATCCACGTAAGCCACTTGACAGCAATATGGCAATGGACCGGGGAAAAATTCGCAGCATTGCCGGAATGCCCGGAGGCCATGAACTGGTCATGGGAGCTTTGGCTGAACAGTCATCTGTTGGTGTTGTGGAACTGGCTGATCGCTTCGGCGTGCAGGATATGCTTGTAGCCAAGAAAGACGATGTTTTCATGGCTTCGCTGCTTTATTACTTCGGGGTGCTGACCATAGGCGGAGAAGACGAGTTCGGTAAGATCATTTTGACGATCCCTAACCTGGTGATCCGTAAACTCTATGCAGAGAGAATCCGGGACGCATTCTTGCCGGATAATCGCAGTATTGAAACCGCCCGAGAGGCTGCGGAAGCGTTGTGTCAGCAGGGGGATATTCGACTTCTCTGCGATTTCGTTGAGCAAAAATACTTCAAGGTCTTCCATAATCGCGATTATGCCTGGAGTAACGAATTGACTGTTAAGACCGCCTTCCTGACCCTGCTCTTTAACGATACCTTTTACATCATGGAGTCGGAGACCGCGCTGGAGCGCTCGTATGCCGACCTGACCATGATCGTGCGCCCGGATATGCGCCAGTACGACCTGCTGGATATTTTGTTGGAATTCAAGTATGTCTCGTTGAAAGAGGCGGGCCTGAGCGGTGAGCAGCTTGAGCAACTCTCTCAAGAAGAACTCAGGCAGCTGCCTGCTGTGCAGAAAAAGCAGGAGGAAGCTCGGCAGGGGCTGGCCCGTTATCAGGAGAAATTGAGGCGCAAGTTTGCTGGACAGCTCAGGCTACGTAGCTTTAGTGTGGTGTCGGTGGGGTTTGAACGACTGGTGTTTTCCGAGGAATGTACAGAGGAATTATAG